Proteins from one Bombyx mori chromosome 1, ASM3026992v2 genomic window:
- the LOC119628875 gene encoding uncharacterized protein LOC119628875, whose amino-acid sequence MSTRQYGFMPQRSTEDSLYNLMQHIHRKLDEKKIIVLVSLDIEGAFDSAWWPAIRVRLAEEKCPLNLRKVFDSYLRNREIVVRYAGEECTKITTKGCVQGSIGGPILWNLLLDPLLKSLENWGEYGQAFADDVVLVFDGDTALEVQGRANVALEHVRTWGVKNKLKFAPQKTNAMVITRKLKHDTPRLKMGGIDIAMSREIKLLGVTMDDRLTFNTHVANVCRKATGIYKLLSRAARVSWGLNPDIVRIIYTATIEPIILYAASVWAPAAKKLTTIKQLQVVQRGIAQKICKGYRTVSLNSALLLAGILPLDLRVREAASLYEAKRGVPRLELGDREIERVAPAIEAPHPAERISLRLVSLVDREQLNQNSDFEIRIFTDGSRIEGKVGAALSVWNSETEIKAFKLALPGYCTVYQAELLAICKATHVILGHPASSFGVYSDSMAALQTVINHSCLHPLAVESRDKLTTASLQGKVVTLFWIKAHAGMEGNERADQLAKSAALGSKRRPDYDLYPVSFAKRSIRLATLDEWNRRYRTGETASVTKIFFPDAVTAYRMIRKIKIDGIITQIMTGHGGFSEYLNRFKCKESPSCACEPGREESVPHILFDCPIPAMQRFELGHKINQNIVRENVPNILNSKERDMFLKFCIEIAQNVINRNKTA is encoded by the coding sequence ATGAGTACTCGCCAGTACGGATTCATGCCCCAGAGAAGCACCGAGGACTCCCTCTATAATCTAATGCAACACATTCACAGGAAATtagatgaaaagaaaataattgttcTGGTTTCTTTGGACATAGAGGGAGCCTTCGATAGCGCCTGGTGGCCAGCTATACGAGTCCGACTGGCTGAGGAAAAGTGCCCACTGAACCTCAGGAAGGTATTTGATAGCTACCTGAGGAACAGAGAGATAGTGGTTAGGTATGCGGGAGAGGAGTGCACCAAAATCACTACCAAGGGGTGCGTCCAGGGTTCCATCGGAGGACCAATCTTGTGGAACCTCCTCCTGGACCCTCTCTTAAAAAGCCTAGAGAATTGGGGTGAGTATGGTCAGGCCTTCGCGGACGACGTCGTGCTTGTCTTCGATGGTGACACCGCACTAGAGGTGCAAGGACGCGCCAATGTCGCTCTCGAACATGTTCGGACGTGGGGTGTCAAAAATAAGCTTAAATTTGCGCCCCAAAAAACAAATGCGATGGTTATTACCAGAAAACTTAAACACGACACCCCACGCTTGAAGATGGGAGGGATAGACATTGCCATGTCCAGGGAAATAAAACTCCTTGGTGTCACCATGGACGACAGGCTGACTTTCAACACTCACGTGGCGAATGTCTGCAGGAAGGCTACTGGAATATATAAGCTACTCTCCAGAGCGGCGAGAGTGAGCTGGGGTCTCAACCCTGATATAGTTAGGATTATTTATACGGCTACTATAGAGCCGATCATCCTGTATGCTGCTAGCGTGTGGGCACCGGCGGCAAAGAAGCTGACGACGATCAAACAGCTTCAAGTGGTCCAGCGTGGGATAGCGCAGAAAATCTGTAAGGGCTATCGAACGGTCTCCCTGAACTCGGCGCTGCTACTGGCTGGGATACTTCCCCTTGATCTCAGAGTGCGTGAGGCGGCCTCACTGTACGAGGCCAAGAGGGGAGTGCCCCGGCTGGAGCTGGGGGACAGGGAGATCGAGCGAGTGGCCCCGGCCATTGAGGCGCCACATCCCGCTGAGCGTATCAGCCTGAGGCTCGTGAGCCTGGTAGATCGGGAACAGCTCAACCAAAACAGTGACTTTGAAATTCGTATATTTACTGACGGGAGCAGGATTGAGGGCAAAGTCGGTGCTGCCTTGTCTGTGTGGAACAGCGAGACCGAAATAAAAGCCTTCAAGCTTGCTCTCCCAGGGTATTGCACCGTCTACCAGGCTGAACTTCTGGCTATATGCAAGGCCACACATGTAATTCTCGGACATCCAGCGTCTTCTTTTGGAGTCTACAGTGATTCAATGGCAGCTCTACAAACGGTCATAAATCATAGTTGCCTCCATCCCCTTGCAGTAGAGAGCAGAGATAAATTAACAACAGCATCTCTTCAGGGTAAGGTTGTTACCTTATTCTGGATTAAGGCTCATGCAGGGATGGAGGGTAACGAAAGAGCTGACCAGCTTGCCAAAAGTGCCGCTTTGGGCTCCAAAAGAAGACCTGATTACGATCTGTACCCGGTCTCATTCGCCAAGCGAAGCATTCGACTTGCGACGCTTGACGAATGGAATCGCAGATATCGAACTGGAGAAACCGCGTCGGTCACAAAGATATTCTTCCCGGATGCTGTGACGGCGTACCGGATGATccgcaaaataaaaatcgatggtataattacgcaaattatgacaGGGCACGGTGGGTTCTCGGAGTACTTGAATCGCTTTAAGTGCAAAGAGAGCCCATCGTGCGCATGCGAGCCAGGAAGAGAGGAATCCGTCCCACACATCCTTTTCGACTGCCCAATACCTGCAATGCAAAGGTTTGAATTAGgacataaaataaatcaaaacattgTAAGGGAAAATGTACCAAACATCTTAAACAGTAAAGAAAGAGACATGTTTTTAAAATTCTGTATCGAAATCGCTCAAAATGTTATAAACAGAAACAAAACAGCGTAG